A part of Amblyraja radiata isolate CabotCenter1 chromosome 35, sAmbRad1.1.pri, whole genome shotgun sequence genomic DNA contains:
- the cdc37 gene encoding hsp90 co-chaperone Cdc37, translating into MVDYSVWDHIEVSDDEDETHPNIDTASLFRWRHQARVERMEETQKEREEYEKGTTDVKRKLGECQKKLNELVVAETDDAKKEIEKLHGELKLLKREEKDWDKKGTQLKKKEKSTPWNVDTLSKEGFSKSIFNVSSESNDAETDEDKEKKHKTFVEKNEKQVKHFGMLSRWDDSQKYLSDNPHLVCEETANYLVIWCIDLEVEEKHALMGQVAHQTIVMQFILELAKSLKVDPRACFRQFFTKIKTADKQYVEAFNDELEAFKERVRGRAQARIEKAMKEYEEEERQKRIGPGGLDPVEVYENLPIEMKNCFDAKDIQLLQDVISKIDPTEAKYHMQRCIDSGLWIPNAKAAEEEGEKNTGEEDPVYEEVKKEATEEK; encoded by the exons ATGGTGGATTACAGCGTGTGGGACCACATCGAGGTGTCGGACGATGAGGACGAGACTCACCCCAACATCGACACGGCCAGTCTGTTCCGATGGAGGCACCAG GCTCGGGTCGAGCGGATGGAGGAGACACAGAAAGAGCGTGAGGAGTATGAGAAGGGCACTACCGATGTTAAACGCAAACTCGGCGAGTGCCAGAAGAAGCTGAATGAATTGGTAGTGGCGGAAACTGACGATGCAAAGAAAGAGATTGAAAAATTACATGGTGAACTAAAACTGCTGAAAAGGGAAGAGAAGGATTGGGATAAGAAGGGGACACAGctgaagaagaaggagaagtcaACGCCTTGGAATGTAGACACACTAAGTAAAGAGGGATTCAGTAAG AGCATTTTTAATGTAAGTTCAGAATCAAATGACGCTGAAACAGACGAAGATAAAGAAAAGAAACACAAGACCTTTGTGGAAAAGAATGAGAAACAGGTCAAGCACTTTG GCATGCTCAGTCGCTGGGATGACAGCCAGAAATATCTGTCCGATAATCCCCACCTCGTGTGCGAGGAGACTGCCAATTACCTGGTCATCTGGTGCATCGATTTAGAAGTTGAAGAG AAACATGCTCTAATGGGGCAGGTAGCCCACCAAACAATAGTAATGCAGTTTATCCTGGAACTTGCCAAGAGCCTTAAAGTGGACCCAAGAGCTTGTTTCCGACAGTTCTTCACAAAAATCAAG ACAGCTGATAAACAGTACGTTGAGGCGTTTAACGATGAACTTGAAGCCTTTAAGGAGCGGGTCAGAGGTCGGGCGCAAGCAAGGATAGAAAAGGcaatgaaagaatatgaagaggAGGAACGGCAGAAGCGCATTGGACCTGGTGGGCTCGACCCTGTGGAGGTGTATGAAAATCTTCCAATA GAGATGAAGAATTGTTTTGATGCAAAAGATATTCAGTTGTTACAGGATGTCATCAGCAAAATTGACCCAACA GAAGCAAAGTACCACATGCAGCGCTGCATTGACTCTGGACTATGGATCCCTAATGCAAAGGCAGctgaggaggaaggagagaagaatACTGGGGAAGAGGATCCTGTATATGAAGAAGTTAAAAAGGAAGCCACTGAAGAAAAATAG